A single genomic interval of Rosistilla ulvae harbors:
- a CDS encoding 3-hydroxybutyrate dehydrogenase, giving the protein MKRTILISGAGSGLGRGLGICLAGQGHTILATDLDLSRAEQTAAEIVAAGGAAQAHQLDVSSEQDAQELLARVGPIDVLINNAGLQHVAPLEDFPLAKWEQLFDVMVKGTFLMSRAVLPGMRAAGYGRLIHIGSIHSLVASPYKTAYTAAKHAILGFSKVLALETAGSEITSNVICPAYIRTPLVDAQIGDQAIARGITEAEVIDQVMLAPMPKKAFIECDEVAAAIEYLASPLARNVTGQTLTIDGGWTAQ; this is encoded by the coding sequence GTGAAGCGTACAATTTTGATCAGCGGTGCTGGCAGCGGATTGGGACGTGGGCTTGGGATCTGTCTGGCTGGGCAAGGGCACACGATTTTGGCAACCGATCTCGATTTGTCGCGAGCCGAACAGACGGCTGCGGAGATCGTGGCTGCGGGAGGTGCGGCGCAGGCTCATCAATTGGATGTGTCGAGTGAACAGGATGCCCAGGAATTGCTTGCTCGCGTCGGCCCGATCGACGTTTTGATCAACAACGCCGGCTTGCAGCATGTCGCCCCGTTGGAAGATTTCCCGCTGGCGAAGTGGGAGCAATTGTTCGACGTGATGGTCAAGGGAACGTTCCTGATGTCGCGAGCCGTGTTGCCGGGAATGCGAGCCGCCGGATATGGCCGACTGATTCATATCGGTTCGATTCATTCGCTGGTGGCGTCGCCGTACAAGACGGCGTATACGGCTGCCAAACACGCGATCCTTGGATTTTCGAAAGTGTTGGCGCTCGAGACGGCTGGTTCGGAGATCACCAGCAACGTCATCTGCCCCGCCTACATTCGGACGCCGCTGGTCGACGCGCAGATCGGCGACCAAGCGATCGCACGCGGGATAACCGAAGCCGAAGTGATCGATCAAGTGATGTTGGCACCGATGCCGAAGAAGGCGTTTATCGAATGCGATGAGGTCGCTGCGGCGATCGAATATCTGGCCAGCCCGTTGGCGCGGAACGTCACAGGCCAAACGCTCACAATCGATGGTGGCTGGACCGCGCAATGA
- the fabG gene encoding 3-oxoacyl-ACP reductase FabG gives MISIDLTQKTAVVTGGGQGLGLQTATTLHAAGANVVLTYFQDAAGVNQQRAEQAASGLGSRAKAVEGDVRDRDSIAAMFDAVVGHFGSLDIVVNNAAILRDRTLKKMSDDEWGSVIDTNLSGVYRVCKEASERIADGGRIVNMTSISGFTGFFGQANYSAAKAGVVGLTKAISKELASRRITVNAVAPGVVLTEMGASIPEAARAEMLKQIPLGRFGEPAEIANAILFLCSPLADYMTGQTLHVNGGWLV, from the coding sequence ATGATCAGCATCGACCTGACACAGAAAACAGCCGTGGTTACCGGTGGCGGACAAGGGCTGGGACTGCAGACCGCGACGACGCTGCACGCCGCTGGGGCCAACGTCGTGTTGACCTACTTCCAGGACGCTGCGGGGGTGAACCAGCAGCGAGCCGAGCAGGCGGCCAGCGGCTTGGGGTCGCGGGCGAAGGCGGTCGAAGGAGACGTCCGCGATCGCGATTCGATCGCAGCAATGTTCGATGCCGTGGTCGGTCACTTTGGATCGTTGGATATCGTCGTCAACAACGCGGCGATCTTGCGAGACCGCACGCTGAAGAAGATGTCCGATGACGAATGGGGTTCGGTGATCGATACGAACTTGTCGGGCGTCTATCGCGTTTGCAAAGAGGCGTCGGAGCGGATCGCCGATGGCGGGCGAATCGTTAACATGACATCGATCTCCGGCTTTACTGGCTTCTTCGGCCAGGCGAATTATTCAGCTGCCAAAGCGGGCGTGGTCGGACTGACCAAAGCGATCAGCAAGGAGCTGGCCAGCCGACGGATCACCGTCAACGCGGTCGCTCCCGGCGTGGTGCTGACCGAGATGGGAGCTTCGATTCCCGAAGCGGCTCGCGCCGAGATGCTGAAGCAAATCCCTTTGGGACGATTTGGTGAACCAGCGGAAATTGCTAACGCGATCTTGTTTCTGTGCAGTCCGTTGGCCGATTACATGACCGGCCAGACGCTGCACGTTAACGGCGGTTGGCTGGTCTAA
- a CDS encoding ABC transporter ATP-binding protein: MSFIALAAPLLTAEQITRRDSATGRVLIDRVSISIAAGERIGLVGSSGAGKTVLMRSMVLLDPVQEGRILWQGQPVVGSEVPGFRSRAMYLPQLVPVTDGAVEEFLRSPFDWKIHRDRRYDADRIADWIDACGLNVDLPRGPMMQASGGERQLFALLRALQLDPIVVLFDEATASMDAELTRRVEAMISDWQAADLQRSIVWTSHSSEQIDRMTDRQIQLQAGQVVGERQGSVAREAGNV; this comes from the coding sequence TTGAGTTTTATCGCCTTGGCTGCACCGCTACTGACCGCCGAACAGATCACTCGCCGCGATTCCGCCACCGGTCGCGTGTTGATCGATCGGGTTTCGATCTCGATCGCTGCCGGAGAACGGATTGGTTTGGTCGGTTCCAGCGGCGCAGGGAAGACCGTTTTGATGCGGTCGATGGTTTTATTGGATCCTGTTCAAGAAGGCCGCATCCTATGGCAGGGGCAACCGGTTGTTGGAAGCGAGGTGCCCGGATTCCGCAGCCGCGCGATGTATCTGCCTCAATTGGTCCCGGTCACCGATGGGGCTGTCGAAGAGTTTCTGCGGTCGCCGTTTGATTGGAAGATCCATCGAGATCGCCGATACGACGCCGATCGGATCGCAGATTGGATCGACGCGTGTGGGTTGAATGTCGATTTGCCGCGAGGGCCGATGATGCAAGCCAGCGGCGGCGAGCGACAGTTGTTTGCCCTGCTGCGAGCGCTGCAGTTGGATCCGATCGTCGTGCTGTTCGATGAAGCGACGGCGTCGATGGATGCCGAATTGACTCGTCGCGTCGAAGCGATGATTAGCGATTGGCAAGCGGCGGATCTACAGCGGTCGATCGTTTGGACCAGCCACAGCAGCGAGCAGATCGACCGGATGACCGATCGCCAGATCCAACTGCAAGCCGGGCAGGTTGTCGGCGAGCGACAAGGAAGCGTGGCGCGGGAAGCAGGAAATGTGTAG
- a CDS encoding BBP7 family outer membrane beta-barrel protein: MSKKRIIIIATFACLTAFQALADEPREKVGSSAERIARARWQPIRQPVEESLEELPSPEPEVISSEMVPFADGEVIVEEGDYYDYDDRYREGAYYGDAGSQGCDGCSSGCNSCRRGRVWNPLFCVGVPSDGWFSAEYLMWWQKGMRLPPLVTTSATTADAGVLGRDTTRTLFGGNDDYVTDNLNGMRFRLGFWLDACHRWGIEAEHFGLDTERDSFSASGNGSPILARPFFNMEINGNDSELVSFPGVVNGTVGVNVTSSLEGTAVHLRRLWCCSTGCAELAGCCLPLAYSSRIEGLVGWRRLQLNETLQITENLDAADGSGSFDINDQFETRTHFNGFNFGVLYHRQRGPWSLDLTGKFAIGSNRQSVTVAGSTAITTDTAEQFDSGILAGPSNSGHYERDRFAIIPEIGITGGYNWTPNLRFTLGYTFIYWNNVVRPGDQVDLDLNPSQFPPAIVGANVSQRPGFQFNETDYWVQGWSIGAEYRF, encoded by the coding sequence GTGTCTAAAAAACGCATTATCATCATCGCGACATTTGCTTGCTTGACAGCATTTCAAGCGTTGGCGGACGAGCCCCGCGAAAAAGTCGGTTCATCCGCAGAGCGAATTGCTCGTGCCCGCTGGCAACCGATTCGCCAACCGGTCGAAGAATCGCTGGAAGAACTGCCCAGCCCCGAGCCCGAGGTGATCTCTTCGGAAATGGTCCCATTCGCCGATGGCGAGGTGATCGTCGAAGAGGGTGATTACTACGACTACGACGATCGCTATCGCGAGGGTGCGTACTACGGCGACGCGGGCAGCCAAGGATGCGACGGATGCAGCAGTGGTTGCAATTCATGTCGCCGCGGCCGCGTCTGGAACCCATTGTTCTGCGTCGGCGTGCCATCGGACGGATGGTTCTCGGCGGAGTATCTGATGTGGTGGCAGAAGGGAATGCGCTTGCCTCCTTTGGTTACCACCAGTGCCACGACCGCCGACGCGGGCGTATTGGGACGCGACACCACACGAACTCTGTTTGGCGGCAACGACGACTACGTCACCGACAACCTCAACGGGATGCGTTTCCGATTGGGATTCTGGTTGGATGCTTGCCACCGCTGGGGAATCGAAGCGGAGCATTTTGGTTTGGACACCGAACGCGACTCGTTCAGCGCTTCGGGGAACGGTTCGCCGATTCTGGCTCGCCCCTTCTTCAACATGGAAATCAACGGGAACGATTCCGAACTGGTCTCCTTCCCAGGTGTTGTTAACGGAACCGTTGGCGTCAACGTGACAAGTTCGTTGGAAGGAACTGCGGTTCATCTGCGACGGTTGTGGTGTTGCAGCACCGGTTGCGCCGAACTGGCGGGATGTTGTCTGCCACTAGCTTACAGCAGCCGCATCGAAGGACTTGTTGGCTGGCGACGCTTGCAATTGAACGAAACGCTTCAGATCACTGAAAACCTGGACGCCGCCGATGGATCGGGCAGCTTCGACATCAACGATCAATTTGAGACGCGAACCCATTTTAACGGCTTCAACTTTGGCGTCCTGTATCACCGTCAACGCGGCCCTTGGTCGCTCGACCTGACCGGCAAGTTCGCGATCGGTTCAAACCGCCAATCCGTAACGGTTGCCGGCAGCACGGCGATCACCACCGACACGGCGGAACAATTTGATAGCGGAATCCTGGCGGGACCATCAAACAGCGGACACTACGAACGAGACCGTTTTGCAATCATCCCCGAAATCGGAATCACAGGTGGTTACAACTGGACCCCTAATCTGAGATTCACCCTTGGCTACACTTTCATTTACTGGAACAATGTGGTCCGCCCAGGCGACCAAGTCGACCTGGACTTGAATCCCAGCCAGTTCCCTCCAGCGATCGTTGGTGCCAACGTTTCGCAACGTCCCGGATTCCAATTCAACGAGACCGATTATTGGGTCCAGGGATGGAGCATCGGTGCAGAGTACCGATTCTAG
- a CDS encoding GntP family permease, translating into MNLLIILAALGFLMLAAYRGYSVILFAPLAAMGAVLLTSPAEVAPMFTGLFMDKMAGFFKLYFPIFLLGAVFGKTMELSGFAKSIASAIIELLGRQRSVLSIVIVSALLTYGGVSLFVAVFAVYPFAAELFRQSGIPKRLIPATIALGAFSFTMDSFPGTPQIQNVIPAAFFKTDIYAAPWLGILGGLFTLLAGLFFLEWRVRVAAASGEGYGDVLLNEPAAFEHDRLPSPWLAMLPLLVVAVANKILTGAIPRLYGESHAFIPAVVGTSEPIVQDVAKISAIWSIEAALILGILTVMLLAWRHLFKKLSEGTKPAIAGALLAATNTASEYGFGAVIAALPGFLIVSDALRWIPNPLVNEAVTVTTLAGITGSASGGLSIALAAMSETFIANAEAAGIPLEVFHRVASMASGGMDTLPHNGAVITLLAVSGLTHRQAYGNIFGITLIKTLAVFVVIAIYQWTGLV; encoded by the coding sequence ATGAACCTTCTGATCATCTTAGCGGCACTCGGCTTTTTGATGCTCGCCGCCTACCGCGGCTACAGCGTGATCCTGTTCGCTCCGCTGGCAGCGATGGGAGCCGTGTTGTTGACCTCCCCGGCGGAAGTCGCCCCGATGTTCACGGGGCTGTTCATGGACAAGATGGCCGGTTTCTTTAAGCTCTACTTCCCGATCTTTCTGCTCGGTGCGGTCTTCGGCAAAACGATGGAACTGTCGGGATTTGCGAAATCGATCGCGTCGGCGATCATCGAATTACTGGGACGGCAACGCTCGGTGCTGTCGATCGTGATCGTCAGTGCGCTGCTGACTTATGGCGGCGTGTCGCTGTTTGTGGCGGTCTTTGCCGTCTATCCGTTTGCCGCCGAATTGTTTCGTCAGAGCGGGATTCCGAAGCGATTGATCCCCGCGACGATCGCTTTGGGAGCGTTCAGTTTCACGATGGATTCGTTTCCCGGAACGCCTCAAATTCAGAACGTGATCCCCGCGGCATTCTTCAAGACCGACATCTACGCAGCGCCGTGGTTGGGGATCCTGGGCGGGCTGTTCACGCTGTTGGCAGGTCTGTTTTTTTTAGAGTGGCGCGTCCGCGTCGCCGCCGCAAGCGGAGAGGGATATGGCGACGTCTTGTTGAACGAACCGGCGGCGTTTGAGCACGATCGGCTTCCCTCCCCCTGGCTCGCCATGCTGCCGCTGCTGGTCGTTGCGGTCGCTAACAAAATCCTGACCGGTGCGATCCCGCGACTGTACGGTGAATCGCACGCATTTATTCCAGCGGTTGTTGGGACATCGGAACCGATCGTTCAGGACGTCGCCAAAATCTCGGCGATCTGGTCGATCGAAGCGGCGTTGATCCTGGGAATCTTGACGGTCATGTTGCTGGCTTGGCGGCATCTGTTCAAAAAGCTATCCGAGGGAACGAAGCCGGCGATCGCAGGAGCGTTGTTGGCCGCGACCAACACGGCATCGGAATACGGATTTGGCGCAGTGATCGCTGCTCTGCCCGGTTTCTTGATCGTTTCCGATGCGCTGCGATGGATCCCCAATCCGTTGGTCAACGAAGCGGTGACCGTGACGACATTGGCCGGGATCACTGGATCGGCATCGGGCGGTTTGAGCATCGCGTTGGCGGCGATGTCTGAAACGTTCATCGCCAATGCGGAAGCCGCCGGGATTCCGTTGGAGGTCTTCCATCGAGTCGCTTCGATGGCCAGCGGCGGGATGGACACGCTGCCTCACAACGGTGCCGTGATCACGCTGTTGGCTGTCTCCGGGCTGACACATCGCCAAGCGTATGGCAACATCTTTGGAATCACATTGATCAAGACACTGGCGGTCTTTGTCGTGATTGCGATCTATCAATGGACCGGATTGGTTTGA
- a CDS encoding S41 family peptidase: MPVRNTYVIVAVMIVSIACYLKADRMKHAGPVGDAISMIDRYYVDPVDHRALVDGAMQGVVSQLDPYSQFIDPSSYGHFQDALQQRFAGIGIIVEQPDKEDRVRVVTPLFATPAFKAGLRPGDRIMEVDGTTTEGLEIGKVSDLLRGPEGTVVSILVQRGDKTLEVEVQRAWIPLESVLGDYRDSENNWVFRLREEPRIAYIRVTTFAEQTVDEVTAALEQLDNDFDSLIIDLRQNQGGLLSAAVDIADMFLEDEVIVTTRGRGGKLEAEFSATSGVLVDDDKPLVIMIDGDSASASEIVAASLKDHRRATIIGERTFGKGTVQNVLPLESGRSALKLTTARYYRPNGENIHRLEGSTDEDAWGVRPSDGFEVKMSDDQRIAAMKRLQSAAYPIMPGGAEVPVAKAATEEETEADTTDTAESPDEAAATDNTGEKTPADRRAIEQDPQLMRAVEFLKQSAVKASPIAA, encoded by the coding sequence ATGCCTGTTCGCAACACCTATGTCATTGTGGCGGTGATGATCGTCTCGATCGCCTGTTATTTGAAGGCCGATCGAATGAAACACGCCGGTCCGGTCGGAGACGCGATCTCGATGATCGATCGCTATTATGTCGATCCGGTCGACCACCGCGCCTTGGTCGATGGAGCGATGCAGGGGGTGGTGAGCCAGTTGGATCCCTATTCCCAGTTCATCGATCCCAGTTCCTACGGCCATTTCCAAGACGCTCTGCAGCAGCGGTTTGCCGGGATCGGGATCATCGTCGAACAGCCCGATAAAGAGGACCGCGTGCGCGTCGTGACGCCTCTATTTGCAACGCCCGCGTTTAAGGCGGGGCTGCGACCGGGGGACCGGATCATGGAAGTCGATGGGACGACAACCGAAGGGCTCGAAATCGGAAAGGTCAGCGATTTGTTGCGTGGCCCCGAGGGGACTGTCGTTTCGATCCTGGTCCAACGAGGCGATAAAACTCTGGAAGTCGAAGTGCAGCGAGCTTGGATCCCGCTGGAATCGGTGCTGGGAGACTACCGCGATTCCGAAAACAACTGGGTCTTCCGACTGCGTGAAGAGCCGCGGATCGCCTACATCCGCGTGACGACGTTTGCCGAACAGACCGTCGACGAGGTCACTGCGGCACTGGAACAATTGGACAACGATTTTGATTCGTTGATCATCGACCTGCGGCAGAATCAGGGCGGGCTGTTGTCGGCCGCCGTCGATATCGCCGACATGTTTCTCGAAGACGAAGTGATCGTGACGACCCGCGGCCGCGGCGGCAAGCTGGAGGCGGAGTTTTCGGCGACCTCGGGAGTACTGGTCGACGACGACAAACCGCTTGTGATCATGATCGATGGCGATTCGGCCAGCGCCAGCGAGATCGTCGCTGCGAGCTTGAAGGATCACCGCCGAGCAACGATCATCGGCGAGCGGACGTTCGGCAAGGGAACCGTTCAGAACGTGCTGCCGCTGGAATCGGGACGCAGCGCGTTGAAGCTGACCACCGCCCGCTACTACCGCCCCAACGGCGAGAACATCCATCGCCTGGAGGGTTCGACTGACGAAGACGCTTGGGGCGTTCGTCCCAGCGACGGTTTCGAGGTCAAGATGTCCGACGACCAGCGGATCGCGGCGATGAAGCGACTGCAAAGCGCTGCCTACCCGATCATGCCCGGCGGGGCTGAGGTTCCCGTCGCGAAGGCTGCGACGGAGGAAGAGACGGAAGCCGACACGACCGACACGGCAGAATCGCCCGATGAGGCTGCAGCGACCGACAACACGGGGGAAAAGACGCCAGCGGATCGCCGCGCGATCGAGCAGGATCCGCAGCTGATGCGAGCTGTCGAGTTCTTGAAGCAGTCGGCGGTTAAGGCCTCACCAATCGCCGCATGA
- a CDS encoding response regulator transcription factor, producing MSAGLTFYLISNFDPSVRAVVQSAASSGNDATVRELSHWVLFQAEPTAIRSACIVIDIDQTSGLESIRKFILANVQGNRIILLSRHADLELARRAFPIGAFDCLSKPVDAGQLLESVERAIDSLRSEQQMWQVDRSDADAIDTLTPRELEYFAKLLEGWAIKTLATHFQVSIQTAAKHRARVLAKLKADNEVELVLRFGRVKTMLPTEPNGDN from the coding sequence ATGTCTGCCGGATTGACCTTCTATCTCATTTCAAACTTTGATCCAAGCGTTCGAGCTGTCGTTCAATCCGCTGCCAGCAGTGGCAACGACGCAACCGTCCGAGAGCTTTCCCACTGGGTGCTGTTTCAAGCGGAACCGACCGCGATTCGTTCGGCCTGTATCGTAATCGATATCGATCAAACCAGCGGGCTGGAATCGATTCGGAAGTTCATCCTTGCCAATGTACAAGGCAATCGGATCATTTTGCTTTCTCGGCACGCCGACCTGGAATTGGCCCGTCGCGCGTTTCCTATCGGAGCTTTCGATTGCCTGTCCAAACCGGTCGATGCCGGTCAGTTGCTCGAATCGGTCGAACGCGCGATCGATTCACTCCGCAGCGAACAGCAGATGTGGCAGGTCGACCGCAGCGATGCCGATGCCATCGATACCCTCACCCCTCGGGAACTGGAGTACTTTGCCAAATTGCTCGAGGGCTGGGCGATTAAGACTTTGGCGACCCACTTTCAGGTTTCGATCCAAACCGCGGCGAAGCACCGCGCGCGAGTGCTCGCGAAACTAAAAGCGGACAACGAAGTGGAGCTTGTTCTTCGTTTTGGCAGAGTCAAAACGATGCTCCCCACCGAACCGAACGGCGACAATTAG
- a CDS encoding AMP-binding protein, which yields MKAVEVKQCGIWEPTQETIDATNVAWLMQRAGVDNYEALHDWSIQRRELFWESVVERLAIPFQSPFDRIVDVSEGVASPKWFPGGKLNIVESCFNAAADSTAIIYQHEAGELETLTVRELRAFASRVADGLRQRGFKPGDAIAILMPMTVECVAIYLGIAWAGCVAVSIADSFQPKEIATRLKLSGAVGIFTQDVFRRGGKSHPLFAGVKQAGAPAAIVVSEGSTAELRDGDCHWSDFLGDDEDAPVAVCEPSDPMNILFSSGTTGDPKVIPWTHTTPIKCAADSHFHQNIQPGDVAVWPTNIGWMMGPWLIFSALMNRASMGLYYGSPTGAEFCRFVQDARTTMLGVIPSLVKTWRAVDAAQGLDWSSIELFSTTGECSAADDMQWLMQQAGGRPVIEYCGGTELGGGYIASTLALPCKVGEFNTPTLGTEMVILDAEGQPADSGEAFLVPPTIGMSTQLLNRDHHKSYYAATPCRHEGDVLRRHGDQIQRIPAGGWRAMGRADDTMNLGGIKVGSAEIERVLQGVAGLSETAAIGVAPDGGPSQLVIYVVLAKDVTVEKKELMAAMQSAIRKELNPLFKIHDIIPVDVMPRTASNKVMRRVLRDQYLQHAKGCS from the coding sequence GTGAAAGCTGTCGAAGTGAAACAATGTGGGATCTGGGAACCAACCCAGGAAACGATCGACGCCACTAACGTGGCTTGGCTGATGCAGCGCGCCGGCGTCGACAATTACGAAGCCTTGCACGATTGGTCGATCCAGCGTCGCGAACTGTTTTGGGAGTCGGTCGTCGAACGATTGGCGATTCCTTTCCAGTCGCCGTTCGATCGGATCGTCGATGTTTCCGAAGGAGTCGCCTCGCCGAAGTGGTTCCCCGGCGGGAAGCTGAACATTGTCGAGAGCTGCTTTAACGCGGCTGCCGATTCGACGGCGATCATCTATCAGCACGAAGCGGGCGAATTGGAAACGCTGACCGTTCGTGAATTGCGGGCGTTTGCGTCGCGAGTCGCCGATGGGCTGCGACAACGCGGATTCAAGCCGGGCGATGCGATCGCGATCTTGATGCCGATGACTGTCGAATGCGTTGCGATCTATCTCGGCATCGCGTGGGCTGGCTGTGTCGCTGTCAGTATCGCCGACAGCTTCCAACCCAAAGAAATCGCGACGCGGCTGAAACTGTCTGGCGCCGTCGGAATCTTCACTCAAGATGTCTTCCGCCGCGGTGGGAAATCGCATCCGTTGTTCGCTGGCGTCAAGCAAGCCGGGGCGCCGGCAGCGATCGTCGTCTCCGAAGGCTCGACAGCCGAACTGCGCGATGGCGATTGTCACTGGAGCGATTTTCTTGGCGATGACGAGGACGCGCCGGTTGCGGTTTGCGAGCCCTCGGATCCGATGAACATCCTGTTCTCTTCGGGTACGACGGGCGATCCCAAAGTGATTCCGTGGACGCATACGACGCCAATTAAATGCGCGGCCGATTCCCACTTCCACCAGAACATCCAGCCGGGCGACGTCGCTGTTTGGCCAACTAATATCGGTTGGATGATGGGCCCGTGGCTGATCTTCTCTGCTCTGATGAATCGGGCATCGATGGGGCTCTACTACGGATCGCCCACCGGTGCGGAGTTCTGCCGGTTTGTTCAGGACGCGCGGACGACGATGTTGGGAGTGATCCCCAGCCTGGTGAAAACGTGGCGAGCAGTGGACGCGGCTCAAGGGCTCGATTGGAGTTCGATCGAGCTGTTCAGCACGACCGGCGAATGCTCCGCCGCGGACGATATGCAGTGGTTGATGCAGCAGGCTGGCGGTCGACCGGTCATCGAATATTGTGGTGGCACGGAGCTCGGCGGCGGTTACATCGCATCGACGCTCGCGCTGCCTTGCAAAGTCGGTGAGTTCAACACGCCGACGCTTGGTACCGAAATGGTGATCTTGGACGCCGAGGGACAACCAGCCGACAGCGGCGAGGCGTTCCTTGTCCCTCCGACGATCGGGATGTCGACGCAATTATTGAACAGGGACCACCACAAATCGTATTACGCAGCGACCCCGTGCCGTCACGAAGGGGACGTTTTGCGACGGCATGGCGACCAGATCCAGCGGATTCCCGCTGGGGGCTGGCGAGCGATGGGGCGAGCCGACGATACGATGAACCTGGGTGGGATCAAAGTCGGTTCGGCGGAGATCGAACGCGTGTTGCAAGGCGTCGCGGGGCTCTCCGAAACGGCGGCGATCGGCGTCGCGCCCGACGGTGGTCCTAGCCAACTGGTGATCTACGTGGTGCTTGCGAAAGACGTGACGGTCGAAAAGAAGGAGCTGATGGCGGCGATGCAATCGGCGATTCGAAAAGAATTGAATCCGTTGTTCAAAATCCACGACATCATTCCTGTCGATGTGATGCCACGAACCGCGTCGAACAAAGTCATGCGACGCGTGCTCCGCGATCAATACCTCCAACATGCGAAAGGTTGCTCGTGA